One window from the genome of Emys orbicularis isolate rEmyOrb1 chromosome 10, rEmyOrb1.hap1, whole genome shotgun sequence encodes:
- the NME3 gene encoding LOW QUALITY PROTEIN: nucleoside diphosphate kinase 3 (The sequence of the model RefSeq protein was modified relative to this genomic sequence to represent the inferred CDS: substituted 1 base at 1 genomic stop codon): MICLVLTVFANIFQSTCTGVNERTFLAIKPDGVQRHLIGEIIRCFEKKGFKLVGMKLMQASEDLLKEHYIALCDRPFYSHLVEYMRSGPIVAMVXQGLDVVKTARAMIGETNPADSRPGTIQGDFCIEVSKNVIHGSDSIESARREISLWFHTDKLTCWEDSTEHWIYK, translated from the exons ATGATCTGCTTGGTGCTTACCGTGTTCGCCAACATCTTCCAGAGCA CTTGCACTGGAGTAAATGAGCGCACCTTCCTAGCCATCAAGCCAGATGGGGTGCAGCGGCATCTCATAGGGGAAATCATCAGGTGCTTTGAAAAGAAGGGCTTCAAACTGGTGGGGATGAAACTCATGCAG GCCTCGGAAGACTTGCTGAAGGAGCATTATATAGCCCTCTGTGATCGCCCCTTCTACAGCCACCTGGTGGAGTACATGAGATCGGGTCCTATTGTAGCCATG GTCTAGCAGGGGCTGGATGTGGTAAAGACGGCTCGTGCAATGATTGGAGAAACTAACCCTGCTGATTCCAGACCCGGCACCATCCAAGGGGACTTCTGCATTGAAGTCAGCAA GAATGTGATTCATGGCAGCGACTCAATCGAGAGTGCCCGGCGGGAGATTTCGCTCTGGTTCCACACAGACAAGCTGACCTGCTGGGAGGACAGCACTGAGCACTGGATCTATAAGTAA